A single genomic interval of Camelina sativa cultivar DH55 chromosome 11, Cs, whole genome shotgun sequence harbors:
- the LOC104726527 gene encoding thymidylate kinase-like isoform X1, with amino-acid sequence MKRICSFSSVQLFSRSFRALAVPRSLNYPVQSLKRSSVRMEIGRNLTSGLTTESIAKPRGALIVLEGLDRSGKSTQCAKLLAFLKGLGHPTELWRFPDRETSVGQMISAYLSNKSQLDDHTIHLLFSANRWEKRSLMEEKLRTGTTLIVDRYSYSGVAFSSAKGLSIDWCKAPEIGLLAPDSVLYLDISPERAAERGGYGDERYERVEFQKKVANFYQTLRDSSWKVIDAGEAMEEVEKKIQEVVLDQVKECSTKGKPLNLLWSS; translated from the exons ATGAAACGGATCTGCTCGTTTTCAAGTGTTCAACTTT TTTCTagaagtttcagagctttagcAGTACCACGTTCCTTGAACTACCCCGTGCAGTCACTCAAGCGTTCATCAGTTCGGATGGAGATTGGTCGTAACTTAACCTCTGGTCTCACAACCGAGAGTATTGCGAAGCCAAGAGGAGCATTGATAGTTCTTGAAGGTCTTGACCGCAGCGGGAAATCTACACAATGCGCTAAGCTTCTCGCTTTCTTGAAAGGTTTAGGACATCCGACCGAGCTCTGGAGATTTCCGGATAGAGAGACCAGTGTTGGTCAGATGATATCCGCATATCTCTCTAATAAGTCTCAGTTAGATGATCACACAATTCATCTCCTTTTCAGCGCCAATCGATGGGAGAAAAg ATCATTGATGGAGGAAAAACTTAGAACAGGAACAACGCTCATCGTTGATCGTTACTCATATTCTGGTGTAGCATTCTCATCTGCTAAAGGTCTTAGTATTGATTGGTGTAAAGCGCCCGAGATAGGATTGCTGGCTCCAGATTCTGTACTTTACCTTGACATTTCACCTGAAAGAGCTGCTGAGAGAGGTGGATATGGAGACGAGAGGTACGAGCGAGTTGAGTTTCAGAAAAAGGTCGCAAACTTTTATCAAACTCTACGCGATTCTTCATGGAag GTAATCGATGCAGGTGAAGCCATGGAGgaagtagagaagaagattcaagaagTGGTATTAGATCAAGTCAAAGAGTGTAGTACTAAAGGAAAGCCTCTTAATCTCCTTTGGTCATCTTAA
- the LOC104726527 gene encoding thymidylate kinase-like isoform X2 has product MEIGRNLTSGLTTESIAKPRGALIVLEGLDRSGKSTQCAKLLAFLKGLGHPTELWRFPDRETSVGQMISAYLSNKSQLDDHTIHLLFSANRWEKRSLMEEKLRTGTTLIVDRYSYSGVAFSSAKGLSIDWCKAPEIGLLAPDSVLYLDISPERAAERGGYGDERYERVEFQKKVANFYQTLRDSSWKVIDAGEAMEEVEKKIQEVVLDQVKECSTKGKPLNLLWSS; this is encoded by the exons ATGGAGATTGGTCGTAACTTAACCTCTGGTCTCACAACCGAGAGTATTGCGAAGCCAAGAGGAGCATTGATAGTTCTTGAAGGTCTTGACCGCAGCGGGAAATCTACACAATGCGCTAAGCTTCTCGCTTTCTTGAAAGGTTTAGGACATCCGACCGAGCTCTGGAGATTTCCGGATAGAGAGACCAGTGTTGGTCAGATGATATCCGCATATCTCTCTAATAAGTCTCAGTTAGATGATCACACAATTCATCTCCTTTTCAGCGCCAATCGATGGGAGAAAAg ATCATTGATGGAGGAAAAACTTAGAACAGGAACAACGCTCATCGTTGATCGTTACTCATATTCTGGTGTAGCATTCTCATCTGCTAAAGGTCTTAGTATTGATTGGTGTAAAGCGCCCGAGATAGGATTGCTGGCTCCAGATTCTGTACTTTACCTTGACATTTCACCTGAAAGAGCTGCTGAGAGAGGTGGATATGGAGACGAGAGGTACGAGCGAGTTGAGTTTCAGAAAAAGGTCGCAAACTTTTATCAAACTCTACGCGATTCTTCATGGAag GTAATCGATGCAGGTGAAGCCATGGAGgaagtagagaagaagattcaagaagTGGTATTAGATCAAGTCAAAGAGTGTAGTACTAAAGGAAAGCCTCTTAATCTCCTTTGGTCATCTTAA
- the LOC104726530 gene encoding scarecrow-like protein 11 yields MDALLQVSVDGFRFENGSGSCCKPRNNNLESGTNLFPSFHEPQTQSSSPNDSPPSVCLDNSPVLKYINDMLMDEEDFVGESRDNLALQAAERSFYEILQQQSPESDHTTSSSSDQNSGDDPFFTSISTTTTSADSAALVSNGESQRKYRHRDDEEDDLETNRRNKQPAIFVSEMEELAVKFEHVLLVCKANQEEDESSITKQQSQQPNRAGRAKGSSNRSKTQKPNSVDLRSLLTQCAQAVASFDQRRAAEKLKEIRSHSSSSGDGTQRLAFYFADALEARITGNIAPPVSTPFPSSTTSMVDILKAYKLFVHTCPIYVTDYFAANKSIYELALKATTLHIVDFGVLYGFQWPCLLLALSKRPGGPPKLRVTGIELPQSGFRPSDRVEETGRRLKRFCDKFNVPFEFNFIAKKWESISLDEIVINPGETTVVNCIHRLQYTPDETVSLDSPRDTVLKLFRDINPDLFVFAEINGMYNSPFFMTRFREALFHFSSLFDMFDTTIQAEDEYKNRALLEKELLVRDAMSVISCEGAERFARPETYKQWRVRILRAGFKPATISKQIMKEAKEIVRKRYHRDFVIDSDNNWMLQGWKGRVIYAFSCWKPAEKLTYNHVSI; encoded by the coding sequence ATGGACGCTCTGCTTCAAGTTTCAGTTGATGGGTTCAGATTTGAGAACGGATCTGGGTCTTGTTGCAAACCCAGAAACAACAATCTCGAATCTGGGACCAATCTCTTCCCCAGTTTCCACGAGCCTCAGACTCAGTCTTCTTCACCAAACGATTCACCTCCATCTGTGTGTTTGGATAACTCCCCTGTTCTTAAGTACATCAATGACATGTTGATGGACGAAGAAGATTTCGTCGGCGAATCTCGTGACAATTTGGCTTTACAAGCCGCTGAGAGATCTTTCTACGAGATACTTCAGCAGCAATCTCCAGAATCTGATCATACCACTAGTTCCTCCTCCGATCAAAACTCCGGTGACGACCCATTTTTCACGTCTATCAGCACAACAACGACTTCAGCAGATTCAGCAGCGCTGGTTTCGAACGGAGAATCACAGAGGAAGTATCGTCATcgggatgatgaagaagatgatctcgAGACTAACCGGAGAAACAAACAACCTGCGATTTTTGTCTCGGAGATGGAGGAGTTAGCAGTAAAGTTCGAGCATGTGTTGTTGGTATGCAAAGCgaaccaagaagaagatgaatcatcAATAACGAAACAACAGAGTCAACAACCAAACAGAGCAGGGAGAGCTAAAGGTTCATCTAACAGATCCAAGACGCAAAAACCTAATTCAGTTGATCTTCGGAGTCTCTTGACGCAATGTGCACAAGCTGTAGCGAGCTTTGACCAGAGAAGAGCTGCGGAGAAACTCAAGGAGATAAGATCACACTCTTCTAGCAGTGGAGATGGGACACAAAGACTTGCTTTTTACTTTGCAGATGCGCTTGAGGCACGCATTACTGGAAACATAGCACCACCTGTCTCTACTCCGTTTCCTTCTAGCACCACATCCATGGTGGACATCTTGAAAGCGTACAAGCTCTTTGTTCATACTTGTCCCATCTATGTAACGGATTACTTTGCAGCAAACAAGTCAATCTATGAGCTTGCTTTGAAAGCAACTACGCTTCATATAGTTGATTTTGGCGTTCTCTATGGCTTTCAATGGCCTTGTCTTTTACTAGCCCTGTCTAAACGACCGGGAGGACCACCAAAGCTCCGTGTGACTGGAATCGAGCTGCCACAATCAGGTTTCCGTCCTTCAGACCGAGTCGAAGAGACTGGTCGAAGATTGAAAAGGTTCTGCGATAAGTTCAATGTCCCGTTTGAGTTCAACTTCATAGCCAAGAAATGGGAAAGCATCAGTCTTGATGAAATTGTGATCAATCCAGGAGAGACAACTGTTGTCAATTGCATTCATAGGTTGCAATACACCCCGGATGAGACTGTGTCACTGGACTCTCCAAGAGACACGGTTTTGAAGCTATTCAGAGATATCAATCCTGACCTCTTTGTGTTTGCAGAGATTAATGGCATGTACAACTCTCCCTTCTTCATGACGAGGTTCCGAGAAGCgctttttcatttctcttcacTCTTTGACATGTTTGACACCACAATACAAGCAGAGGATGAATACAAAAACAGGGCACTGTTGGAGAAAGAGTTACTTGTGAGAGACGCGATGAGTGTGATTTCCTGCGAAGGTGCTGAGCGTTTTGCGAGGCCTGAAACCTACAAGCAATGGAGAGTTAGGATTTTGAGAGCAGGGTTTAAGCCAGCAACAATAAGCAAACAGATCATGAAGGAGGCTAAGGAAATAGTGAGAAAACGTTACCATAGAGATTTTGTGATCGATAGTGATAATAACTGGATGCTTCAGGGATGGAAGGGAAGAGTCATTTATGCTTTTTCTTGTTGGAAACCTGCAGAGAAGTTAACATATAATCATGTAAGCATCTGA